A region from the Nonlabens sp. YIK11 genome encodes:
- a CDS encoding GNAT family N-acetyltransferase yields METNMIEVTDNAFLRQYECQQDAGMAKIEYAQQERKIFLTKLIIPETLEDSVEFRENFLKAVFADIRDNKKLKVVPTHPKIAGFVRKHRNDYKEMLPVGISI; encoded by the coding sequence ATGGAAACCAATATGATCGAAGTTACAGACAACGCATTCTTGCGTCAATACGAATGCCAGCAGGATGCAGGCATGGCAAAAATTGAATACGCTCAACAAGAACGTAAAATTTTTCTAACCAAACTCATTATTCCAGAAACTCTCGAAGACAGCGTAGAATTTAGGGAAAACTTTCTAAAAGCCGTTTTTGCTGACATTAGAGACAATAAGAAATTAAAGGTTGTACCTACTCATCCCAAGATTGCAGGTTTTGTGCGCAAGCACCGCAATGACTACAAGGAGATGCTTCCCGTAGGTATTAGCATCTAA
- the kdsB gene encoding 3-deoxy-manno-octulosonate cytidylyltransferase produces MLKKIAIIPARLESQRLPKKLLLDLGGAPVIVRTYEAVKKTNLFDEVLVATDSNDIYQTVLQYDGKAVMSHKEHDCGSNRIAEAVEDLDYDIVVNVQGDEPFTNKVDLQRLLQVFDNDPNQEIALASLMHSLSEERDIENPNNVKVIVDTYGNAIYFSRSPIPFIRDETANVDVYKHVGIYAFRKDALMEFYNSKPTPLELAEKIEAIRYLEYGKKIRMVTTSNHTIGIDTPTDLEKARVIWDNN; encoded by the coding sequence ATGCTTAAAAAAATTGCCATTATCCCAGCTAGGCTGGAATCCCAACGCTTACCTAAAAAATTATTACTGGATCTGGGCGGCGCTCCAGTTATTGTAAGAACTTATGAAGCCGTAAAAAAAACCAACTTGTTTGATGAAGTTCTCGTGGCGACAGATAGTAATGATATCTATCAAACTGTATTGCAATACGATGGTAAAGCAGTGATGAGCCACAAAGAACATGATTGTGGAAGCAATCGCATCGCGGAAGCTGTCGAGGATCTAGATTATGACATCGTGGTCAATGTTCAAGGCGATGAGCCATTTACTAACAAGGTAGATTTACAGAGGTTGTTGCAGGTTTTTGATAATGACCCAAACCAAGAGATCGCATTAGCTTCATTGATGCATTCCCTAAGCGAAGAACGAGATATTGAAAACCCTAACAATGTTAAAGTGATTGTGGATACCTATGGCAATGCCATTTATTTCTCAAGATCACCCATTCCTTTTATAAGAGATGAGACTGCAAATGTAGATGTTTATAAACACGTGGGCATCTATGCTTTTCGTAAGGATGCTTTGATGGAGTTTTACAATTCAAAACCAACACCACTAGAACTCGCTGAAAAAATTGAGGCGATACGTTATCTGGAATATGGTAAAAAGATACGTATGGTGACAACGTCAAATCATACCATAGGTATAGATACTCCTACAGATCTTGAGAAAGCAAGAGTCATCTGGGACAATAATTAG
- a CDS encoding DUF4126 domain-containing protein — translation MLEIIISVCLGIGLSASAGFRVFVPLLLLSIAGYFEWILLNEDWQWAGSLTAIIVLAVASIIELGAYFIPYVDNLLDTISIPLATVAGTLVMFTVLGDVDPIYSWTLAIIAGGGTAATIATSTSAARATSTTVTAGVANPIISFLEAVFSTLLSILSILAPIIAVVVVILTFFGIRKLYRKIFRKSSLSRKRDTFKPIEKS, via the coding sequence ATGCTCGAGATCATCATAAGCGTCTGTCTGGGAATTGGCCTATCTGCAAGTGCAGGTTTTAGGGTTTTTGTGCCTCTATTGCTGTTGAGTATTGCTGGTTATTTTGAATGGATACTGCTCAATGAAGACTGGCAATGGGCTGGCAGCCTTACCGCCATCATTGTTCTTGCCGTCGCATCCATCATTGAACTGGGCGCTTATTTTATACCTTATGTAGACAACCTATTGGACACCATATCCATACCGCTGGCAACCGTCGCTGGAACACTGGTGATGTTCACGGTTTTGGGCGATGTAGATCCCATTTACAGCTGGACGCTGGCTATCATTGCCGGTGGCGGTACGGCAGCCACAATTGCGACAAGTACCAGTGCCGCGAGAGCCACCAGCACTACCGTAACTGCTGGAGTTGCAAATCCCATCATAAGTTTTCTTGAAGCTGTTTTTTCAACCTTGCTAAGCATATTGTCAATTTTAGCGCCGATTATAGCTGTGGTTGTAGTGATTTTGACGTTTTTTGGGATACGTAAATTGTATCGTAAAATCTTTAGAAAGAGTTCGCTTTCGCGAAAGCGAGATACCTTTAAACCTATTGAAAAATCATGA